In the Thermodesulfobacteriota bacterium genome, one interval contains:
- a CDS encoding 4-hydroxythreonine-4-phosphate dehydrogenase PdxA, translating to LKLLHFDDGVNITLGLPIIRTSPDHGTAYDIAWKGKASPRSMIEAILTAAGMARRKGR from the coding sequence CTTTAAAACTCCTCCACTTCGACGACGGGGTTAACATAACCCTCGGGCTACCCATTATACGGACCTCCCCGGACCACGGCACGGCCTACGACATAGCGTGGAAGGGTAAGGCAAGCCCCCGGAGCATGATAGAGGCGATACTTACGGCCGCCGGGATGGCGCGTAGAAAGGGCCGCTAA